The stretch of DNA TTGAATGGTTTCTCCTCCTGACGCTAACCAATAGGTTCCTTTTTCCATCCATTCATAGCCCCAAACAAGACCGGTTATGGCAATAAAAATGGAAATCCATAACATATAAAAGCCTAAGATATTATGTAAATCATAATTTTTTCTCCTCCATTTGGTAGTAGGTTTCCATTTGAATGATAAACGTTGTTTTCGAGCTGCTTTATTCTTTGGCCACCATAAAATAAGGCCACTGATCATCATGATAACAAAAATAAACGTTGCTGCTGCTGTAATGTTTTTACCTACTCCTCCTAAAATAAGAAGATCGGTATGTAGATATAATACTATGGTGAAAAAATCGGTTGTCATATCACGGCTTTCAACTACCTCTCCTGTATATGGATCGATATAAACCCAATGATAACCTTGGTCATCGTAAAATAAAAAAGTAACCGTATGTTCTGCTTTTCTTTGAAAAATTCGAAAAGCTTTACGGTTTTCAAACTGATTTTCTGCTATAACTTTTAATTCATCTAATGGAATCGTCTTTTCTCTTATTTCCTTAACATATCGAAAGGACTGCGTAGCATCTTGTATTTCTTTTTGGAATGCATAAATACATCCTGTAATAGAAATAATAAAAACAATAAGACCAGATGATAATCCTAGCCATAAATGCAGAGTGCTAATATAACTTTTTAAGTAATTTTTCTTTTTTGTCTTTTTTTTCATATAGATAATAGAGAATACCGTGTTAGAGAAAATCCCTAACACGGTTTGAGTTGAATATAATAATTAAAACTTATACGTGATACTTCCTAAGAAGCGTCGTGGCATTTGAGGGTTGATTGTTGTCCAACCACGATAGTATTCACGATCTGTTAAATTATCTACTTTGGCATTAATTTTAAACTTAGAAAATTCGTAAGATACCGCTGCATTTAAAATAAATTCAGCAGGAACATTGAACACACCTGTTGAGGCGTAATTAATAATAGCCATTTCGCTTGTGTAATTTCCACCTATTCCAAAACCTAATCCTTTTAAGAAAGAATAGTCTTGCATCGTATAATTTACCCAGAAGTTGAATAAGTGGTCTGCACCAGCCTCTAAAGGTCTTGTGCCTAAAATTTCTTGGTTATCTGTTTTTTCAACTTTACTATCATTATAGCTATAACCTACAATCATATCTAGTCCGGCAAAAGGGTTGGCTCTTACGTCCAATTCAACTCCTTTACTACGAACTTCACCACCTTGAATAAAGTTATTAGGATTGTTAGGGTCAGCCATAATACGATCGGTAACCTTAATGTCATAAAAACTTAAGGAAGAAACCATTTTATTATCGATTAGACTGGTTTTTATTCCAAATTCCCATTGGTTAGCCTGTTCTGGGTCAAATTCTTTTATAGAAACATTATTCCCAGCAGTATCAGCTACAGATCGAGGAGTTGTATTGGTAAAACCATTCATATAATTTCCAAATAAGGATAATTTTTTAGGAATAACTTGATAAACTGCTCCAAATCTAGGTGATAAGGTGGTTTGATCTGCTCCTGATTCTTGGCTATCAAAATAATCTAGGCGTAATCCTGCTGATAAAGCTAAACGAGAGGTTACATCGAGAACATCAGAAACATAAGCACTGTATACCTTGTTTTTGACTTCATTATCATTATATGTTGTAGTTTGAAGTAGTTGTTCAGCTCCTTCTTTTGTTAAATTTCCATTAGCTCCTGAAATAGGGTATTGATCAGGCGAAAAATTTTGTACAAATAAATTTAATACTTGATTTACGTAATTGGCATCATCATTTCCGAAATAGATAGCTCCATTTGATATATAATTTGAACTTTTATCTCTTTGTTTATTGTGATAATAGTCTAAACCAACTAAAAGTTTGTTTTTCATGTTTCCAACTTTGAAATTTCCAGTGAAATTTTGTTGGATATCAAAGGTAGTATTGGTAATATTTTGGTCAGAGAAAAGTCTCATAAACATAGATCCTTGTGATAATGTAGGAAAACTTTGTTGTGTTAATACATTATTTAAGGTAGTAGTTCCTTCATATAAATAGCTGTAAATTCCTTTTGAACGAGATTCTCCAACTTGGAAAACGGTTTGAGAGTTCCAATTGTCTGCTATTTTATAATTTGCTTGTGTTTGAATATTAAAAGTAGGATTTTCTAAAGTAAGATCATCACTCGTATAGGAATGATAAGGGTTGTATTGAAAATCGTTAATATTATCAACAGTTAAGGGGTTAGCTCGATCTAAAAATAACATAGTAGGATTGGTTATTTCAGAATCGGTGAATTGAGCCTGAACTAAAAAAGATAAACGATCACTGGGTTTGTAAGAAAATGATGGTGCGAATAAATACGATCGGTTAAACCCATAGTCTTGGTAACTATCCTCAGTATGAAAAGCTCCAACAAATCGTGAAGTTAATTTTCCTTGTTTATCAATAGGCGTATTAATATCTGCTGTAACACGATTTAAAGTGTTTTCTCCTAATGTATAACTAAGTTCTCCTTCAAAATCTTTTTTAGGCTTTTTAGTAATCACGTTAATTAATCCTCCATAGGAAGTAATTTGACTACCAAATAGGGTGCCAGAAGGTCCCTTGATGACTTCTATTCGTTCTACATTGGCGGGGTCAGGATAACCACTGGTTAATCCTGGTAAACCATTTAACATCGTAGGTTGAACTGAAAATCCTCTAACAGAATAATAAGCTCCATTTGAAACACCACGACCTGTGGATTGCCATAATTGTTGTACTCCTGGTACATTTTTCATAGCATCATCGTAATTAGTGATGATTTGTTGTTTTAACAAATTTTCACTGACAGTACTATAAACCTGTGGATTCTCAATATTTTTCAAAGGCATTTTTGAAACATATTCAGATTTGTCACGATAACCTTCTAAAACGACACTTTCAATAAATTCTCCATCAAGATCAATAGAATCTTGCTCTTGAGCATAGAAATGATGAACACTAAGTAATGTTAAGATGGTTAGTAATTTTTTTTTCATTTCAAATATTTTTAAAGATTATTCAAATATACTTTATTTAGATTAAATAAAAATAATGATAATAAAAATAAATTATGAAAAAAAGCCAACTTTATTAAAGCTGGCTCAATATTTTTAAAGAAAGTAGATATAAATTAATTTTGTTCCCAATCTATTTTTAATAGTCCGAAATAAAGACAATCGTGTAAATGACCGTTAATATCTTTAAAATCACTTCGTAAGATACCTTCTTGAACAAATCCATTTTTTAAAATAGTTTTTTGACTGGGTAGATTATCTTTTGCTGTTCGAGCATAAATTTTGTTCATGTTTAATTTTTCAAAACTAAAACGGATGATTTTTGATAATGCAGTTGACATAATACCTTTTCCTTGATAATCCGTATCGGTAAAATAGGCTAATTCACATTTTGGTATGTCAGCATCGATGTTTAAAATTTTGATATAGCCAATTAATTCATTGGAATCCATATTTATAATGCAGAATGGGATGGATTTTTGCTCCTCCATTTCTTCTAAATTATAAGCAATAAAATCTTTTGTTTGTTCAAGTGACTGGCAAAAAGATAATGTTTTTGGAAAATGATCTATTAAATCAGTTCTATTTTTTTCAATTAAATTAAAAAAATCTTCAGCACTTACTTTTTTAAAATCGACTAGTGAAAAACGCATTATTTTTGATAGTTTTTAACAGCTTCAACAAAGGCTTTAGCGTGATCGACAGGAATATTTGGTAAAATACCATGTCCTAAATTTGCAATATAACGATCGGTACCAAAAGCATCAATCATTTCTTTAACTCGTTTTTGAATTTCAGGGATTGGAGCTAATAAAGCAGCTGGATCAAAATTCCCTTGTAACGTAATATTGCCTCCTGTCATTTGGCGGGCTAATTTAGGAGTCAAAGTCCAATCTACACCCAATCCGGATGCTTTAGATTTTGCCATTTCTTCCATAGCAAACCAACAACCTTTTGCAAATACAATAACTTTTGCTTTTTCACTAACTGCCTCAACAATTTGATTAATATACGGCCATGAAAATTCTTGATAATCTTGAGGAGAAAGTAACCCCCCCCAGCTATCAAAAATCTGAATAACATCACAACCTGCTTCTACTTTTTTTAGTAGGTACTGAATAGAAGTATCGGTAAATTTTTGTAGTAACTGATGTGCAGCTTCACGTTCTTGAAAGCAAAAACCTTTGGCAATATCAAACGTTTTAGAACCTTTTCCTTCAACGGCATAACAAAATACAGTCCAAGGGGATCCTGCAAAACCAATAAGAGGCACTTCATCGTTTAATTCTTGTTTGGTCATTTTAATGGCATCTAAAACATAGCCTAATGTTTCATCAATGTTTGGAACAATAACTTGATCGACATCTTTTTGAGAACGAATAGGTTCTGGAACCCAAGGCCCTACACCTGGTTTCATTTCAACATCAATATTCATAGCTTGGGGAACAACCAAAATATCAGAAAATAAAATAGCTGCATCAGTTCCCACTTGACGAATTGGCATTACTGTAATTTCAGTAGCTAGTTCAGGTGTACGACAACGTGTAAAGAAATCATATTTCTCTTTTAATTTCATGAAATCAGGTAAATAACGTCCTGCTTGACGCATCATCCATACAGGTGGACGCTCTAAAGATTCTCCATTTAATGCACGTAGGAATAAGTCGTTTTTATATGCCATTTTTAGTGTCTTAGTATATTGATAAATAGTATGTTAAACTATTTGTTGTTAAAATAATAATTAACTGTTTCTATCAAACTTTCTAGAGTAGGTTTTTTTGAAATAATGCATTCACTACCTTTTTGTTTAATAAAATCAGCGGTGGTATCACCGATAGCAAAGATAAGTGTATTTTTAGAAAATTGATTGTTTTTAAGGTAAGATTCAACACCTGAAGGACTGAAAAATATCATTCCATCAAAATGTTGGAATAGAGTATGAGGTTGAGATATGGTTTTGTAAACAGTAATTTCTTTAAAATCAATGTTTTCAGATTGTAAAATATGAGGGAGTTCATCACGTCGTAAGTTCCCACTTAAAAAAAGAATAGATGAATAGTGGGCCTTTATAATTTCTTGAGCTAGTTGTTTTGATGAATTTCCTATGATTTTAGGTTTCTTTTGAAATTGATTTTCTATTAATTTTGCTGTTTTTTCTCCAACACAAACGATATCATTTTCAATTGTGGAAGTTTTTTGTGTTACCGCTTTTACAGCATTTTGACTTGTGAAAACAATAAGATCGTTTGTTTGAGGTGTAAAATTAAAGTGAATGGGTTCTATAGAAATAAAATCCTGAGCTATAATTTCTAAATTGGTAGAAAAATGTTGTTTGTGTTCTTTAGTTAGAACTTTTGTAGATAATATTTTGAATTTTTCTGGGAGCATATTATGAAACCAAATCTTCTATTCAATAAAATTAAGAAAAATTAATAAGTTTATTAAAAATCATACCCCTCTTGTATGATTTCAATAGCTTTTTCGATTGAGAAAGCATTTTGTATAGTGAAATTCCCAATTTGTTCACGCCTTAAAGCAGTTAAATAACCTCCCGAATTTAAGGCTTTACCAAAATCATGTGCTAGAGAACGAATATATGTTCCTTTACTACAGGTGACATTAAAGTCTAAGTAAGGCAATTCCGTAGATGTTATTTCAAAATTTTGAATATGAATTTGTCGTGGTTTTACTTCTACTTCTTTTCCTGCTCTTGCAAATTCATACAATCGCTTTCCTTCTTTTTTTAAAGCTGAAAAAATAGGAGGGTATTGTTGAATAGTTCCAGTAAATTGTGGTAGCGTTTTTTTTATTAATTCCTTGCTTATATGATCAATAGGAAAGTTTCCTTCTTCTTCAGTTTCCGTATCGTATGAAGGAGTTGTAACTCCTAATTTAATAGTTCCGGTGTAGATTTTTTCTTGACCTTGATAAGTTTCAATATTTTTGGTTTCTTTACCAAGGCAAAGAATGAGTAATCCTGTTGCTTTGGGATCTAAAGTCCCAGCATGACCTACTTTGAATTTTTTTAAATGATATTTTTTTCGAATTTCCCAACGAATTTTGTTCACCACATCAAATGAAGTCCAATCTAATGGTTTGTCAATAAGTAAAATTTTTCCAGACTGTAATTCTTCAAGTGTCATT from Flavobacteriaceae bacterium UJ101 encodes:
- the hemE|UROD gene encoding uroporphyrinogen decarboxylase (Catalyzes the decarboxylation of four acetate groups of uroporphyrinogen-III to yield coproporphyrinogen-III; Belongs to the uroporphyrinogen decarboxylase family.; KEGG: plu:plu0489 uroporphyrinogen decarboxylase), with the translated sequence MAYKNDLFLRALNGESLERPPVWMMRQAGRYLPDFMKLKEKYDFFTRCRTPELATEITVMPIRQVGTDAAILFSDILVVPQAMNIDVEMKPGVGPWVPEPIRSQKDVDQVIVPNIDETLGYVLDAIKMTKQELNDEVPLIGFAGSPWTVFCYAVEGKGSKTFDIAKGFCFQEREAAHQLLQKFTDTSIQYLLKKVEAGCDVIQIFDSWGGLLSPQDYQEFSWPYINQIVEAVSEKAKVIVFAKGCWFAMEEMAKSKASGLGVDWTLTPKLARQMTGGNITLQGNFDPAALLAPIPEIQKRVKEMIDAFGTDRYIANLGHGILPNIPVDHAKAFVEAVKNYQK
- a CDS encoding ferrichrome-iron receptor (This receptor binds the ferrichrome-iron ligand. It interacts with the TonB protein, which is responsible for energy coupling of the ferrichrome-promoted iron transport system. Acts as a receptor for bacteriophage T5 as well as T1, phi80 and colicin M. Binding of T5 triggers the opening of a high conductance ion channel. Can also transport the antibiotic albomycin; Belongs to the TonB-dependent receptor family.) is translated as MKKKLLTILTLLSVHHFYAQEQDSIDLDGEFIESVVLEGYRDKSEYVSKMPLKNIENPQVYSTVSENLLKQQIITNYDDAMKNVPGVQQLWQSTGRGVSNGAYYSVRGFSVQPTMLNGLPGLTSGYPDPANVERIEVIKGPSGTLFGSQITSYGGLINVITKKPKKDFEGELSYTLGENTLNRVTADINTPIDKQGKLTSRFVGAFHTEDSYQDYGFNRSYLFAPSFSYKPSDRLSFLVQAQFTDSEITNPTMLFLDRANPLTVDNINDFQYNPYHSYTSDDLTLENPTFNIQTQANYKIADNWNSQTVFQVGESRSKGIYSYLYEGTTTLNNVLTQQSFPTLSQGSMFMRLFSDQNITNTTFDIQQNFTGNFKVGNMKNKLLVGLDYYHNKQRDKSSNYISNGAIYFGNDDANYVNQVLNLFVQNFSPDQYPISGANGNLTKEGAEQLLQTTTYNDNEVKNKVYSAYVSDVLDVTSRLALSAGLRLDYFDSQESGADQTTLSPRFGAVYQVIPKKLSLFGNYMNGFTNTTPRSVADTAGNNVSIKEFDPEQANQWEFGIKTSLIDNKMVSSLSFYDIKVTDRIMADPNNPNNFIQGGEVRSKGVELDVRANPFAGLDMIVGYSYNDSKVEKTDNQEILGTRPLEAGADHLFNFWVNYTMQDYSFLKGLGFGIGGNYTSEMAIINYASTGVFNVPAEFILNAAVSYEFSKFKINAKVDNLTDREYYRGWTTINPQMPRRFLGSITYKF
- the hemD|UROS gene encoding uroporphyrinogen-III synthase (KEGG: ndo:DDD_1656 uroporphyrinogen-III synthase), whose product is MLPEKFKILSTKVLTKEHKQHFSTNLEIIAQDFISIEPIHFNFTPQTNDLIVFTSQNAVKAVTQKTSTIENDIVCVGEKTAKLIENQFQKKPKIIGNSSKQLAQEIIKAHYSSILFLSGNLRRDELPHILQSENIDFKEITVYKTISQPHTLFQHFDGMIFFSPSGVESYLKNNQFSKNTLIFAIGDTTADFIKQKGSECIISKKPTLESLIETVNYYFNNK
- the truB|PUS4|TRUB1 gene encoding tRNA pseudouridine(55) synthase (Responsible for synthesis of pseudouridine from uracil- 55 in the psi GC loop of transfer RNAs; Belongs to the pseudouridine synthase TruB family. Type 1 subfamily.; KEGG: chz:CHSO_1617 tRNA pseudouridine55 synthase) yields the protein MTLEELQSGKILLIDKPLDWTSFDVVNKIRWEIRKKYHLKKFKVGHAGTLDPKATGLLILCLGKETKNIETYQGQEKIYTGTIKLGVTTPSYDTETEEEGNFPIDHISKELIKKTLPQFTGTIQQYPPIFSALKKEGKRLYEFARAGKEVEVKPRQIHIQNFEITSTELPYLDFNVTCSKGTYIRSLAHDFGKALNSGGYLTALRREQIGNFTIQNAFSIEKAIEIIQEGYDF
- the rimL gene encoding putative ribosomal N-acetyltransferase YdaF (Putative N-acetyltransferase. May act on ribosomal proteins (Potential); Belongs to the acetyltransferase family; Contains 1 N-acetyltransferase domain.; KEGG: win:WPG_2773 ribosomal-protein-serine acetyltransferase; Transferring groups other than amino-acyl groups), producing the protein MRFSLVDFKKVSAEDFFNLIEKNRTDLIDHFPKTLSFCQSLEQTKDFIAYNLEEMEEQKSIPFCIINMDSNELIGYIKILNIDADIPKCELAYFTDTDYQGKGIMSTALSKIIRFSFEKLNMNKIYARTAKDNLPSQKTILKNGFVQEGILRSDFKDINGHLHDCLYFGLLKIDWEQN